In a genomic window of Pedobacter sp. KBS0701:
- a CDS encoding glycoside hydrolase family 97 protein produces the protein MNYFKGILLVMALVTSHVLSFAQDLNVTSPDQKLMVKLYLNEGKLYYNVVLRGKEMIERSPLGLRGSQMDLSSGLKLTGKQLRRIDERYNEPKIKISSVSYQANELICKFENTKKNQIEVVFRVSNNDIAFRYQVPQTGEAATFVIEEELSGYKFPANTTTFLTPQATPMIGWMKTKPSYEEEYNPDQAMGVPSKYGIGYTFPALFHLGNEGWVLLSETGVNSLYCGSRLSEGTKDGHYKIAFPEKGENNGIGSANPTISLPGNTPWRTITVGRTLKPIVETTVPFDVVAPQYAASKNYTFGRSTWSWLLWQDESINFEDQKKFIDLSAAMGYEFVLIDNWWDTKIGRKKIEELVAYGKDKKVGIALWYNSNGFWNDAPQSPKYKMNTASARKQEMAWMQQIGVKGIKVDFFGGDKQETMKLYEDILADANTFGLTVIFHGCTIPRGWERMYPNYAGSEAVLASENLIFGQHANDNEAFNASLHPFIRNAIGSMDFGPVLLNKRHNKKNDGGTIRKTTETFQLATAILFQNPVQNFGITPNNLSDVAPHVIDFMKNVPTTWDNTVFLDGYPGKYCVLARRHGDAWYIAAINAETTEKTIDISLPMLSGTEVTLYSDAGDRSPQIKQLKLNKTKQLKLKLLPGGANVIVAK, from the coding sequence ATGAATTATTTTAAAGGCATTTTACTGGTAATGGCATTGGTTACCAGCCACGTTTTATCTTTTGCCCAAGACCTGAACGTTACAAGTCCAGATCAGAAATTAATGGTTAAATTATATTTAAACGAGGGTAAACTTTATTACAATGTAGTACTACGGGGAAAAGAAATGATTGAGCGATCTCCTCTGGGACTTCGCGGAAGCCAGATGGACTTATCTTCCGGTCTCAAGCTAACCGGTAAGCAATTACGACGAATCGATGAGCGTTACAATGAACCAAAAATCAAGATCAGTAGTGTAAGCTACCAGGCAAATGAGCTCATCTGCAAATTTGAGAATACCAAAAAGAACCAGATTGAAGTAGTATTTCGCGTGAGCAATAACGATATTGCCTTTAGATATCAGGTTCCTCAGACCGGTGAAGCCGCAACCTTTGTAATTGAAGAAGAATTGAGCGGATACAAATTCCCGGCAAATACCACTACGTTTTTAACCCCGCAGGCTACCCCCATGATAGGCTGGATGAAAACCAAGCCTAGCTACGAAGAAGAATATAATCCTGATCAGGCCATGGGCGTCCCTTCAAAATATGGCATAGGTTATACTTTTCCCGCCCTTTTCCATTTAGGGAATGAAGGCTGGGTATTACTTTCAGAAACGGGCGTAAATTCGCTATACTGTGGTTCCAGGCTAAGCGAAGGCACTAAAGATGGTCATTACAAAATTGCTTTCCCGGAGAAGGGAGAAAACAATGGCATCGGTAGTGCAAATCCAACGATATCATTACCAGGCAATACACCCTGGCGTACCATTACTGTCGGACGTACACTTAAACCGATTGTTGAAACTACTGTTCCATTCGATGTTGTAGCGCCGCAGTATGCCGCATCGAAAAACTATACCTTTGGCCGGTCTACCTGGAGCTGGCTGTTATGGCAAGATGAAAGTATTAATTTCGAGGATCAGAAAAAGTTTATTGATCTTTCTGCGGCCATGGGTTATGAGTTTGTACTGATTGATAACTGGTGGGACACAAAGATCGGACGGAAAAAAATCGAGGAACTGGTTGCCTATGGCAAAGACAAAAAGGTTGGCATTGCCTTGTGGTATAACTCCAATGGTTTTTGGAACGATGCGCCACAAAGTCCTAAATATAAAATGAATACCGCCTCTGCAAGAAAACAGGAAATGGCGTGGATGCAGCAGATTGGGGTGAAAGGAATTAAGGTAGATTTCTTTGGTGGCGACAAACAGGAAACCATGAAACTGTATGAAGATATTTTAGCTGATGCCAACACTTTTGGTTTAACGGTAATCTTCCATGGCTGTACAATACCCAGAGGTTGGGAAAGAATGTACCCTAATTATGCTGGAAGCGAGGCGGTATTGGCATCCGAGAACCTGATATTTGGGCAACATGCCAATGATAACGAAGCTTTCAATGCCAGCCTTCACCCCTTTATCCGAAATGCTATCGGCTCAATGGATTTCGGCCCCGTTCTTTTAAATAAGCGCCATAACAAGAAAAATGACGGAGGAACAATCAGAAAAACAACAGAAACTTTCCAATTGGCAACCGCTATTCTTTTCCAGAATCCAGTGCAGAATTTTGGCATCACCCCAAATAACCTCAGCGATGTTGCGCCTCACGTGATCGATTTTATGAAAAATGTGCCAACAACCTGGGACAATACTGTTTTCCTTGATGGATATCCTGGAAAATATTGTGTATTGGCACGTCGCCATGGCGATGCCTGGTATATTGCCGCTATAAATGCTGAAACTACGGAGAAAACAATCGACATTTCGCTTCCAATGTTATCAGGTACTGAAGTTACCTTATACTCAGATGCCGGCGACCGTTCACCTCAAATAAAACAGCTGAAATTAAATAAGACAAAACAATTAAAACTAAAACTTTTACCAGGCGGAGCGAATGTAATCGTGGCAAAATAA
- a CDS encoding glycoside hydrolase family 43 protein, whose protein sequence is MKKILYLFLLCLTSQAFAQIKFTNPILAGFYPDPSITKVGTDYYLVNSTFSYFPGIPVFHSKDLKNWKQIGNVIERNTQMTFLGDGTSRGLFAPSINYYKGTFYMTCTNIDKGGNFVMTAKNPAGPWSDPVWLREVKGIDPSLFFDKDKAYIVYNSDAPDNKPLYSGHRTIRTYEFDPATLKVSGEEHLLVNGGVDISKKPVWIEGPHIFKREDWYYICAAEGGTSVNHSQVILRSRSATGPYVPYENNPILTQRDLDPNRPNPITSTGHAELVEGPDGKTYAIFLAVRPYEGNFYNTGRETFIAPVKWTNGWPVINPDFKEVQYHYAADYKEIKQAGAPPQNGNFSYRTTFDNKLDQSLLFLRKKDSSWYSLSKKNGFTMKLKPETCMEKTNPAFLGKRQQHTFCTASTALQFTPKSENEKAGLMIFQGEFNFYFMCKSIKENKTVIQLFKGDKKAGNMVLITELPLSNPSAAIQLEIEAKGGLYDFKYKQGNEGWLTLKNDVDGKYLSTQAAGGFIGSLFALYATSSGQQSDNTASFKWLDYSGNDKIYHSK, encoded by the coding sequence ATGAAAAAAATCCTTTATTTATTCTTGCTATGCCTCACCTCTCAAGCATTTGCACAAATAAAATTTACAAATCCAATTCTTGCAGGTTTTTATCCAGATCCAAGTATCACTAAAGTAGGTACTGACTATTACCTGGTTAATTCTACTTTTTCCTATTTTCCGGGCATCCCTGTCTTTCACAGCAAGGATTTAAAAAACTGGAAACAGATTGGAAATGTAATTGAGCGAAATACGCAGATGACTTTTCTGGGAGATGGAACCTCACGTGGTTTATTCGCACCTTCTATTAATTATTATAAGGGAACCTTTTATATGACTTGTACCAATATAGACAAGGGTGGAAATTTTGTCATGACTGCTAAAAATCCTGCAGGCCCATGGAGCGACCCTGTATGGCTTCGCGAAGTAAAAGGAATCGATCCATCTTTATTTTTCGATAAGGATAAAGCCTATATCGTTTACAATAGTGATGCCCCGGACAATAAACCACTTTACAGTGGCCACCGTACCATCCGGACGTATGAATTCGACCCTGCAACACTCAAAGTTAGCGGAGAAGAACATTTGCTTGTAAATGGCGGAGTGGATATTTCTAAAAAACCAGTATGGATTGAGGGACCGCACATTTTTAAACGCGAAGATTGGTATTATATATGTGCTGCTGAGGGTGGAACAAGTGTAAATCATTCCCAGGTTATCCTTAGAAGCCGGTCAGCTACGGGCCCTTATGTTCCTTATGAAAACAATCCAATCCTAACCCAACGGGATCTGGATCCAAACCGTCCGAATCCGATAACCTCAACTGGTCACGCAGAACTGGTGGAAGGACCTGATGGAAAAACTTACGCTATTTTTCTTGCCGTGCGTCCATACGAAGGAAATTTTTATAACACCGGAAGAGAAACATTTATTGCTCCGGTTAAATGGACAAATGGATGGCCTGTAATAAATCCTGATTTTAAGGAAGTTCAATATCATTATGCAGCGGATTACAAGGAAATCAAGCAAGCAGGCGCGCCACCACAAAACGGGAACTTTTCGTACAGGACTACATTTGATAACAAACTAGACCAATCTTTACTTTTCTTAAGGAAAAAAGACAGTTCATGGTATAGCTTAAGCAAGAAAAATGGGTTCACGATGAAACTTAAGCCTGAAACCTGTATGGAGAAAACCAATCCGGCATTTCTTGGAAAACGTCAGCAGCATACATTCTGTACAGCCAGCACAGCACTTCAATTCACCCCGAAATCCGAAAATGAGAAAGCAGGGTTAATGATTTTCCAGGGAGAATTTAATTTTTACTTTATGTGCAAATCCATCAAAGAAAACAAAACAGTTATTCAGCTTTTTAAAGGTGATAAAAAGGCCGGAAATATGGTATTGATTACTGAATTACCACTTTCAAATCCATCGGCAGCGATACAGCTGGAAATTGAAGCTAAGGGAGGTTTATACGATTTTAAATATAAACAAGGGAACGAAGGCTGGCTTACTTTAAAAAACGATGTTGACGGTAAATATTTAAGCACACAGGCTGCAGGCGGATTTATCGGATCGCTGTTCGCATTGTACGCAACGTCTTCCGGCCAGCAGAGCGATAATACAGCTAGTTTTAAGTGGCTGGATTATAGTGGTAATGATAAAATCTATCACTCAAAATAA
- a CDS encoding glycoside hydrolase family 43 protein — MKITHIKMVKKFRIGASLLLSFVTLGTLAQNPIIQTKFTADPAPMVYKDTVYLYTSHDEDNAGPGMGKFLMKDWLLYTSTDMVNWTDHGAIASLKNFTWGKQDNGAWAPQCIERNGKFYLYCPVQGSGIGVLVADSPYGPFKDPIGKRLIDDDHLWNDIDPSVFIDDDGQAYLYWGNPNLWYVKLNKDMISYSGEIVKVKDVGKEKGQTKADAYHYQEGPWTYKRHDHYYLAYASTCCPEGIAYAMSKNATGPWDYKDYLMKPNEKSSGNHPGIIDYKGKSYLFGFNFRLNFMITDKHHERRSVCVEELSYNQDGTIQEMPWWSETGVKQIGNLSPFKRTEAETISWSEGIKAEKDAVNGRIFTTNKQPGAFIKIKGVDFKSGAKKFEASLTSITGGGKLEIRIDDQNGRLIGTLPIKSKDTKWETISCTLNEVKGKHDLFLVFKEGIFSLDWWKMIKK; from the coding sequence ATGAAAATAACACATATAAAAATGGTAAAGAAATTCAGAATAGGCGCAAGCTTACTTTTAAGTTTCGTAACGCTGGGCACTTTAGCCCAAAATCCTATCATACAGACTAAATTTACGGCCGATCCGGCACCAATGGTATATAAAGATACCGTATACCTGTACACCTCCCATGATGAAGATAATGCGGGTCCTGGAATGGGTAAATTCCTGATGAAGGATTGGCTTCTTTATACTTCAACAGATATGGTAAACTGGACAGACCACGGCGCTATTGCATCTCTGAAAAACTTCACCTGGGGGAAGCAGGATAACGGAGCCTGGGCACCTCAATGTATTGAGCGTAATGGAAAATTCTACCTGTATTGTCCGGTACAGGGAAGTGGCATTGGGGTCTTGGTAGCAGACAGTCCTTATGGCCCATTCAAAGATCCTATAGGAAAAAGGCTTATTGATGATGACCATCTGTGGAATGACATTGATCCCTCTGTGTTTATTGATGATGACGGACAAGCCTATCTGTATTGGGGTAATCCAAACCTCTGGTATGTAAAGTTAAATAAAGACATGATCTCCTATTCAGGGGAAATCGTTAAAGTAAAAGATGTAGGTAAAGAAAAAGGGCAAACCAAAGCTGATGCTTACCACTACCAGGAAGGTCCGTGGACTTATAAACGTCACGACCACTACTATCTCGCCTATGCCTCTACTTGTTGCCCGGAAGGGATTGCTTACGCAATGAGCAAAAATGCAACCGGTCCCTGGGACTATAAGGATTACCTGATGAAACCAAATGAAAAATCTTCAGGAAATCACCCTGGAATTATTGATTACAAGGGTAAATCATATTTGTTTGGTTTTAATTTCCGGTTAAATTTTATGATCACCGATAAACATCATGAAAGACGCTCGGTTTGTGTGGAAGAACTCAGCTACAACCAGGATGGTACAATCCAGGAGATGCCATGGTGGTCGGAAACCGGAGTGAAACAAATCGGTAATTTAAGTCCTTTCAAACGTACCGAAGCTGAAACCATAAGCTGGTCTGAAGGTATTAAAGCAGAAAAAGACGCTGTAAACGGGCGTATTTTCACCACCAATAAACAGCCAGGTGCTTTCATCAAAATTAAAGGTGTGGACTTTAAAAGTGGTGCTAAAAAGTTTGAAGCCAGTTTAACTTCCATTACTGGCGGAGGAAAGCTGGAAATCAGAATTGATGATCAAAATGGCAGGTTAATCGGAACACTTCCCATAAAAAGTAAAGATACCAAATGGGAAACAATCTCCTGTACGCTTAATGAGGTAAAGGGCAAGCACGACCTATTCCTGGTATTTAAAGAGGGAATATTCAGTTTAGACTGGTGGAAGATGATAAAAAAGTAA
- a CDS encoding glycoside hydrolase family 43 protein, with protein sequence MQKKIFGISLFTGLLSVLASFAQNPIVQTYYTADPAPMVHNGTVYLYTSHDEDVTVKNFFTMNDWRCYSSKDMVNWTDHGAILSYKDFSWSRGDAWAGQCIFRDEKFYYYLPVNQKNGGNAIGVAISDTPTAGFKDAIGKPLLSGFGYIDPTVFIDDDGQAYLYWGNPQLYYVKLNKDMVSYDEKVGIVKVPLNKQGFSTRKKDLEKRPSEYEEGPWFFKRKSKYYLIYPAGGVPEHLAYSTSKGPTGPWIYGDTIMKVIEDRGAFTNHPGYIDFKGQSYLFYHDGALPGGGGFKRSVCIEPFSFNPDGSIPRINRTKTGVLKSASNLDPFTRVEAETIAWSEGIKTAKDSLTGAIYVSNIDNGDYIKIRSVDFGKGATKFEATVASLSSKGNIELRADSLSGKLLGKLEAKSTKNTQDWKAQLCKTDRITGVHDLYLVFKGEGSELFNFDSWRLIR encoded by the coding sequence ATGCAGAAAAAAATATTTGGGATATCACTTTTTACGGGCCTGCTGTCAGTATTGGCAAGTTTTGCCCAGAACCCAATCGTTCAGACCTATTATACAGCTGACCCGGCACCAATGGTACACAATGGAACCGTTTATCTATATACTTCGCATGATGAAGATGTTACGGTGAAAAACTTTTTCACCATGAACGATTGGCGGTGTTATTCTTCAAAGGATATGGTTAACTGGACTGATCATGGAGCAATTTTATCCTATAAAGATTTTAGCTGGTCGCGCGGTGATGCATGGGCAGGCCAGTGCATATTCAGGGATGAGAAATTTTACTATTACTTACCCGTTAACCAAAAAAATGGCGGGAACGCTATTGGTGTTGCCATTTCAGACACGCCTACAGCAGGCTTTAAAGATGCAATAGGCAAGCCATTGCTTTCAGGCTTTGGCTACATTGATCCAACTGTTTTTATCGATGATGACGGGCAGGCTTATCTCTATTGGGGCAATCCTCAATTATATTATGTAAAACTGAATAAAGATATGGTCTCTTATGATGAAAAAGTCGGAATCGTGAAAGTGCCGCTAAACAAGCAGGGCTTTAGTACGAGGAAAAAAGATTTGGAAAAAAGACCATCGGAATATGAGGAAGGACCATGGTTCTTTAAGCGGAAAAGCAAATATTACCTGATTTATCCGGCTGGAGGCGTTCCTGAACATTTGGCTTATTCTACCAGCAAAGGTCCAACAGGCCCTTGGATATATGGGGATACGATTATGAAAGTGATCGAAGATCGTGGTGCATTCACCAATCACCCCGGCTATATCGATTTCAAAGGCCAGTCTTATTTATTTTATCATGACGGGGCTTTACCTGGGGGTGGGGGCTTCAAACGTTCGGTTTGTATTGAACCATTCAGCTTTAACCCTGATGGATCTATTCCGAGAATTAACCGCACAAAAACAGGCGTACTGAAAAGCGCCTCAAACTTAGATCCTTTTACCCGTGTTGAAGCCGAAACCATAGCATGGTCAGAAGGTATAAAAACCGCCAAAGATAGCTTAACAGGGGCTATTTATGTATCCAATATTGACAATGGGGATTACATCAAAATCCGCAGTGTAGATTTTGGCAAAGGCGCTACGAAGTTTGAAGCAACAGTAGCCTCCCTATCCTCAAAAGGAAATATAGAACTTCGGGCAGATAGCTTAAGCGGTAAGCTACTGGGAAAACTGGAAGCAAAATCAACCAAAAATACTCAGGATTGGAAAGCCCAGCTGTGTAAAACAGACCGGATCACTGGTGTACATGACCTGTATTTGGTATTCAAAGGTGAGGGCAGTGAGCTTTTTAATTTTGACTCCTGGCGCTTGATCCGCTAA
- a CDS encoding glycoside hydrolase family 127 protein, with protein sequence MKNKINQLILFCTLLISLAFNTFAQKKDYPIKPVAFTKVHVEDNFWQPKMEINAKVTIPYVIAQCKANGRMDNFLRAGKKMSGDKMSEFPFDDTDVYKAIEGASYSIQNKANPKLEAYIDTLISIIGGAQEPDGYLFTFRTVNAKKPHEWIGAKRWEKEEILSHELYNAGHLYEAAVAHYQATGKKTLLNIAIRNANLLVKTFGPGKTEEYPGHQIVEIGLSKMYRVTGNQKYLDLAKFFLDVRGPKGDEYNQAHEKVTDQHTAVGHAVRAAYMYTGMADIAALTGDTKYLSAIDDIWGDVVNKKLYVTGGIGATGAGEAFGEAYQLPNMSAYAETCAAIGNVYWNERMFLLHGDSKYVDVLERTLYNGLLSGVSLSGDRFFYPNPLASMFQHQRSAWISCACCISNMARFLPSLPGYVYAQDKNDLYINLFMSNTSKISLATTGVEITQTTDYPWKGEVTININPEKTAVFTLRIRIPGWAAQEASPGNLYSFMDKKTTPVKISINGEVTSFITEKGYAVLTRKWEKGDKIFLNLPMETDKVIANKNVKDDASRFVLQRGPVVYCLEGPDNKDSLVQNIMIGKNAIASSHYEQNLLDGVGVIDIKGQSTKRQIKSDSLLVTAQDVKAIPYYAWANRGPSEMTVWIPYEQSAAMPKPAPTIASRSQVSGSLKNKRMFSAIKDQYEPANSKDTNFPYLHWWPAKNTDEFLQYNFESEQTVSESKVYWYDDGPWGGCRIPASYRLLYKKGELWIPVESISPYEISKDKWNVVKFKQVSTSALRMEIRLPPEQATGVHEWTVE encoded by the coding sequence ATGAAGAATAAAATAAATCAGCTAATCCTATTTTGCACATTATTAATCTCATTGGCATTCAATACGTTTGCGCAAAAGAAAGATTATCCGATCAAGCCCGTAGCGTTTACAAAGGTTCATGTAGAGGATAACTTTTGGCAGCCAAAAATGGAGATCAATGCAAAAGTAACTATCCCCTATGTAATTGCACAATGTAAAGCAAATGGCAGAATGGATAATTTTCTGAGGGCAGGAAAAAAAATGAGTGGAGATAAGATGAGTGAATTTCCGTTTGATGATACCGATGTATATAAAGCAATTGAGGGCGCATCTTATTCCATTCAGAATAAAGCAAATCCAAAACTTGAAGCTTATATTGATACGCTTATCAGCATAATCGGCGGGGCACAAGAACCCGATGGATATTTATTCACTTTCAGGACGGTGAATGCAAAAAAACCGCATGAATGGATCGGCGCTAAACGTTGGGAGAAGGAAGAGATATTAAGTCATGAGCTTTATAATGCTGGACATCTTTATGAGGCCGCAGTGGCCCATTATCAGGCAACCGGTAAAAAGACACTATTAAACATTGCCATTAGAAATGCAAACCTTTTGGTAAAAACCTTTGGTCCCGGAAAAACAGAAGAATACCCGGGCCACCAGATTGTAGAGATCGGGCTATCCAAAATGTACCGTGTTACCGGTAATCAAAAATATCTGGACCTCGCAAAGTTCTTCCTGGACGTGAGGGGTCCGAAAGGAGATGAATATAATCAGGCACATGAAAAAGTTACCGATCAGCATACAGCTGTTGGCCATGCCGTGAGGGCAGCCTATATGTATACAGGAATGGCAGATATTGCTGCGCTTACCGGAGATACAAAATACCTGTCTGCTATTGATGATATTTGGGGAGACGTAGTAAATAAAAAATTATATGTTACCGGAGGTATTGGTGCTACAGGAGCTGGTGAAGCTTTCGGAGAAGCTTACCAATTACCAAATATGTCTGCTTATGCCGAAACCTGTGCCGCTATTGGAAATGTTTACTGGAATGAAAGAATGTTCCTGCTGCATGGGGATTCTAAATACGTTGACGTATTGGAAAGAACATTATATAATGGATTATTATCTGGCGTTTCGTTAAGTGGCGATCGTTTCTTTTATCCAAACCCATTGGCATCCATGTTTCAACATCAGCGGAGCGCGTGGATCAGTTGCGCATGTTGCATTAGTAATATGGCCCGCTTTTTACCTTCTCTGCCAGGTTATGTGTATGCACAGGATAAAAACGACCTGTATATAAACCTGTTTATGAGCAACACCAGTAAAATTTCCCTTGCCACCACGGGGGTAGAAATCACACAGACTACAGACTATCCCTGGAAAGGAGAGGTAACCATCAATATCAACCCGGAAAAAACTGCTGTTTTTACCCTAAGAATCCGGATTCCGGGCTGGGCAGCCCAAGAGGCCTCGCCAGGAAATCTTTATTCATTTATGGATAAAAAAACAACTCCTGTAAAGATTTCAATCAATGGGGAGGTCACATCATTTATTACAGAAAAAGGCTATGCTGTTTTAACCAGAAAATGGGAAAAAGGCGATAAAATTTTCTTAAACCTACCCATGGAAACCGACAAAGTGATCGCTAACAAAAACGTTAAAGACGATGCTTCACGTTTTGTATTACAACGCGGACCTGTTGTTTACTGCCTTGAAGGCCCAGACAATAAAGACAGCCTGGTACAGAATATTATGATCGGTAAGAATGCAATTGCCTCTTCTCATTATGAGCAAAACCTTCTTGATGGTGTAGGAGTAATCGATATTAAAGGCCAAAGCACAAAACGGCAAATAAAGAGCGACAGCCTTTTGGTAACCGCTCAGGATGTTAAGGCCATACCGTATTATGCCTGGGCAAACAGGGGGCCAAGCGAAATGACAGTATGGATACCTTATGAGCAATCAGCGGCCATGCCAAAGCCTGCACCAACCATAGCAAGCAGAAGTCAGGTATCAGGCTCGTTAAAAAACAAGAGAATGTTCTCGGCAATCAAAGATCAGTACGAACCTGCCAATTCAAAAGATACAAATTTCCCCTACCTGCACTGGTGGCCCGCAAAAAACACCGACGAATTTCTGCAATATAATTTTGAATCGGAGCAGACTGTCAGCGAATCTAAAGTTTACTGGTATGATGATGGTCCCTGGGGTGGCTGTCGAATTCCAGCCTCTTACAGGTTACTTTACAAGAAAGGCGAACTGTGGATCCCTGTAGAATCAATATCTCCTTATGAGATCAGTAAGGATAAATGGAATGTTGTAAAATTCAAACAGGTAAGTACCTCTGCTTTAAGGATGGAAATAAGGCTTCCGCCAGAACAAGCAACTGGCGTACATGAATGGACGGTAGAATAA
- a CDS encoding glycoside hydrolase family 43 protein produces MNPKIKSQSILAVALIAALGSSCQERSKNSEKTEAAKTEAKHYLSEPLVKEIYTADPSAHVFNGKIYIYPSHDIESGIKENDNGDHFDMKDYRILSMDSIGGKVTIHDTALSVSDIPWAGRQLWAPDAAYKNGTYYLYFPVKDKNDVFRIGVATSKDPAGPFKAAKEPIEGSFSIDPAVFTDTDGSSYMYFGGIWGGQLQRWKDGKYDPNGSKTDSEKENEPALNAKVVKLSKDMTAFDGKVKDVVILDQQGKPLLTKDHDRRFFEGAWMHKYNGKYYFTYSTGDTHFLASAISDNPWGPFKYQGTFMTPVEGWTTHHSIVEIKGKWYIFYHDTQLSGKTHLRNVKVTELNHLKDGTIELIKPNKD; encoded by the coding sequence ATGAATCCAAAAATTAAAAGCCAATCTATTTTGGCCGTTGCGCTAATTGCTGCTTTAGGTAGCTCGTGTCAGGAAAGAAGCAAGAACTCAGAAAAAACTGAAGCTGCAAAAACTGAAGCAAAACACTACCTTTCTGAACCGCTGGTGAAGGAAATTTATACTGCAGACCCTTCTGCACATGTGTTTAACGGGAAAATTTACATCTATCCATCTCATGATATTGAATCGGGTATAAAGGAAAATGATAACGGTGATCATTTTGATATGAAGGATTATCGGATTCTTAGTATGGACAGTATAGGAGGTAAGGTTACTATTCATGATACCGCACTCTCTGTAAGTGACATTCCATGGGCGGGCAGGCAATTATGGGCACCGGATGCGGCCTATAAAAATGGCACCTACTATCTCTATTTTCCTGTGAAGGATAAAAATGATGTCTTCAGGATTGGAGTGGCAACATCTAAAGATCCAGCCGGACCATTCAAAGCAGCTAAAGAGCCAATTGAAGGTAGCTTTAGTATTGATCCTGCGGTTTTTACCGATACTGACGGCAGCAGCTACATGTATTTTGGTGGAATCTGGGGCGGACAGCTTCAACGCTGGAAAGACGGAAAATATGATCCGAATGGTTCTAAAACTGATTCTGAAAAAGAAAACGAACCTGCTTTGAATGCTAAAGTAGTAAAACTTAGCAAGGATATGACTGCTTTTGACGGGAAAGTAAAAGATGTTGTAATCTTAGATCAGCAAGGCAAACCGCTTCTTACCAAGGATCATGACCGTAGATTCTTTGAAGGCGCCTGGATGCACAAATATAACGGGAAGTATTATTTTACTTATTCAACAGGCGACACTCATTTTCTCGCATCTGCAATATCGGATAATCCATGGGGACCCTTTAAATATCAGGGCACTTTCATGACTCCTGTTGAGGGCTGGACTACTCATCATTCCATTGTTGAAATCAAAGGTAAGTGGTATATCTTTTATCATGATACACAACTCTCGGGAAAAACACATTTAAGAAACGTGAAAGTAACTGAACTTAATCACCTTAAAGATGGCACAATTGAATTGATAAAACCCAATAAAGATTAA
- a CDS encoding sialate O-acetylesterase produces MKQIITKGLKHSIAYSMKTIGTNLNNVALKFTKPKTYSKCFGIALLLASLLCNSEKSYAQKPKLYVFLSFGQSNMEGNAPFEPQDTTVNNRFSVLQAVDCPELGRKKGNWYTAKPPLCRCKTGLTPMDYFGRTLLDSLPKDVRIGIINVAVGGCKIELFDKDNYQTYTATAPEWMKTALNEYDGNPYGRLVELAKVAQQSGVIKGILMHQGESNTGDQEWPKKVKAVYENLIRDLNLNPASTPLLAGEVVNADQGGICASMNKIIASLPETIPNAYIISSAGCTDAADNLHFNAQGYRMLGERYAKTMLSLLK; encoded by the coding sequence ATGAAACAAATCATTACAAAAGGACTAAAACATTCGATAGCATATTCGATGAAAACGATAGGCACCAACCTGAATAACGTTGCGCTAAAATTTACCAAACCTAAAACCTACAGCAAATGCTTCGGAATTGCCTTGTTGCTTGCATCCTTGTTGTGCAATAGCGAAAAATCATACGCTCAGAAACCTAAATTATATGTTTTCCTGAGCTTCGGTCAATCTAATATGGAAGGAAATGCTCCTTTCGAACCTCAGGATACAACAGTAAATAACAGATTCAGCGTTCTGCAGGCAGTTGACTGCCCGGAGTTAGGCAGAAAGAAAGGGAATTGGTACACGGCTAAACCACCTTTGTGCCGATGCAAAACCGGCTTAACGCCAATGGACTATTTCGGAAGAACCCTTCTGGATTCACTTCCCAAAGATGTAAGAATTGGTATCATCAATGTAGCAGTTGGAGGTTGCAAAATTGAGTTATTTGATAAAGATAATTATCAAACCTATACGGCCACTGCGCCAGAATGGATGAAGACAGCCTTAAACGAATACGACGGAAATCCGTATGGCCGTTTAGTGGAGTTAGCCAAAGTTGCCCAGCAATCCGGCGTTATCAAAGGTATTCTGATGCACCAAGGTGAATCCAACACCGGCGATCAGGAATGGCCAAAAAAAGTGAAGGCAGTTTATGAGAACCTAATCAGGGATTTGAATTTAAATCCGGCATCCACACCCCTCCTCGCCGGCGAGGTAGTTAATGCAGATCAGGGAGGGATATGCGCTTCGATGAATAAAATTATTGCAAGCTTGCCAGAAACAATTCCTAATGCATACATCATATCATCAGCTGGCTGTACCGATGCTGCGGATAATCTACATTTCAATGCACAAGGCTACCGCATGCTTGGCGAGCGTTATGCTAAAACAATGCTTTCACTATTAAAATAA